Proteins co-encoded in one Bremerella sp. TYQ1 genomic window:
- a CDS encoding STAS domain-containing protein, translating to MNLSTEIFGAVMVVHTPEELGEDQADNVRAFLESRERQKLIVDLDGTETIDSVGLETLLDVQDTLRERGGDLRIATANHANRKILEITRLDSMLEVFDSVIDAVKSFA from the coding sequence ATGAATCTGTCGACTGAAATCTTTGGCGCCGTCATGGTGGTCCATACTCCCGAAGAACTGGGAGAGGATCAGGCAGACAACGTCCGCGCGTTCCTCGAATCGCGTGAACGCCAAAAACTGATCGTCGATCTGGACGGCACGGAAACGATTGACAGTGTCGGTCTGGAAACGTTGCTCGACGTGCAAGATACGTTGCGTGAACGTGGCGGAGATCTTCGCATTGCTACAGCCAATCACGCCAATCGCAAGATTCTGGAAATTACGCGTCTTGATTCAATGCTGGAAGTCTTCGACAGCGTGATCGACGCCGTCAAGAGTTTCGCCTAA
- a CDS encoding GspE/PulE family protein, translated as MESMMNPTTSAPPRLGNLLIRRGYVTVEQLEEALAYQKARGRGKLLGEILVELDFCSEDHVIECLATEYGVPHARLEARLYDPKVVDLLPREYIEKHGIFPLFKIRGVLSVALSELSNLFLIDEIKNQTGLQVQIVAASTKDIRRMISQLPDSRVFVIDDIIEDNNETEVTLIEDAIEDIGDVEEIAGQSPVIRLVNYVVYNAVKEGASDIHIEPAERCMRVRYRIDGKLHKSLEVPIHLLNAVSSRIKIMAGLDISERRLPQDGRVNVMLDSRKIDLRVSTFPGNRGEKTVIRVLDTKKVTLVLKNLGFAEDILTRLSANVHAPNGIVLVTGPTGSGKSTTLYAALNEIATMENNICTVEDPIEYHLPLINQFQVQERVGLTFSVALRTLLRQDPDVIMVGEIRDEETGRTAIQAALTGHLVLSTLHTNNALSAVTRLVNMGVEPYLIGAALNMVLAQRLVRRICPKCSESYEPDRNLKRALERMGYEIDSFRRGVGCRACRNTGYSGRIGVHELLTISDELRDAIVNGASLAEMRKIAQNNNSLIGMQLDGYRKVKEGITTVEEVIHATGDIVY; from the coding sequence ATGGAATCGATGATGAATCCGACGACGAGTGCTCCACCCCGATTGGGTAACTTGCTCATTCGCCGTGGTTATGTAACCGTCGAACAGTTAGAAGAGGCACTTGCCTATCAAAAGGCCCGCGGCCGTGGCAAGCTGCTCGGCGAGATTTTAGTCGAGCTCGATTTCTGCTCGGAAGATCACGTCATCGAGTGTCTCGCCACCGAGTATGGTGTACCGCATGCCCGACTGGAAGCTCGGCTGTACGATCCGAAAGTGGTCGACTTATTGCCACGTGAGTACATCGAAAAGCATGGCATCTTCCCGCTGTTCAAGATTCGCGGCGTGCTGAGTGTGGCTCTTTCGGAGCTCTCGAACCTCTTCTTAATCGACGAAATCAAGAATCAAACCGGTCTACAAGTCCAGATTGTCGCGGCGTCGACTAAAGATATCCGCCGCATGATCTCGCAGCTGCCAGACTCGCGAGTCTTTGTCATCGACGACATCATCGAAGACAACAACGAGACCGAAGTCACGCTGATCGAAGACGCGATTGAAGATATCGGCGACGTCGAAGAAATCGCGGGACAGTCGCCGGTCATTCGCCTGGTGAACTACGTCGTGTACAACGCGGTGAAGGAAGGGGCGAGCGATATTCACATCGAGCCTGCCGAACGCTGCATGCGAGTGCGATACCGTATCGACGGTAAGCTGCACAAGTCGCTGGAAGTGCCGATTCACTTGCTCAACGCGGTCAGCAGCCGTATTAAGATTATGGCCGGCCTCGACATCAGTGAACGCCGCTTGCCGCAAGATGGTCGTGTGAACGTGATGCTCGACTCACGCAAGATCGACCTTCGTGTGAGTACGTTCCCAGGAAACCGGGGCGAGAAGACGGTGATTCGTGTTCTCGATACCAAGAAGGTTACGCTCGTTCTGAAGAACCTGGGCTTCGCGGAAGATATCCTGACGCGTCTTTCGGCCAATGTGCATGCCCCTAACGGTATCGTCCTGGTGACAGGGCCAACAGGTAGTGGTAAATCGACGACGCTGTACGCAGCGCTCAATGAAATTGCCACGATGGAAAACAACATCTGTACGGTCGAAGACCCAATCGAATACCACCTGCCGCTGATCAACCAGTTCCAAGTCCAGGAACGTGTCGGCCTGACGTTCTCGGTGGCGCTGCGAACACTGTTGCGGCAAGACCCCGACGTGATCATGGTGGGTGAAATTCGTGACGAAGAGACCGGCCGTACAGCCATTCAAGCCGCTCTCACAGGGCACTTGGTGCTTAGTACGCTTCACACGAACAACGCTCTTTCAGCGGTCACACGATTGGTGAACATGGGCGTCGAACCTTACTTAATTGGTGCGGCCCTGAATATGGTGCTCGCCCAGCGGCTCGTTCGTCGTATTTGTCCGAAGTGCAGCGAATCGTACGAACCAGATCGCAATCTCAAGCGTGCCCTGGAACGGATGGGCTACGAAATCGATTCGTTCCGCCGTGGCGTGGGATGTCGTGCTTGCCGCAATACCGGGTACAGCGGACGTATCGGTGTGCATGAATTGCTCACGATCTCGGACGAACTACGAGATGCCATCGTCAACGGCGCATCGCTGGCCGAGATGCG